DNA from Prunus persica cultivar Lovell chromosome G6, Prunus_persica_NCBIv2, whole genome shotgun sequence:
GAACTTTATGGATGATGCtaatttatgaaaataaatatatgaaaaaaaacagCATTATATTCCCAATCACTTTGGTTCCAAATCTTTCAGCTTCATACCCACATATACCTCTACATGCTCCATCGATCCTTTATTGAACCATAATAAGACACCATAAACGTAAGAAATCAACAAGTTTATTGCTGCATTGGTCATTTTAGTCTGCAATTTATGATTAGAacctaccttttttttttctgtccaAGTGTGCCTTGTGAATAATAAAGTGGCATCAACTCATACTTTGAACTTTATAAGCAAACATGTACTTCGCCAAATTGTTATGATGAGGAATTcccttttcttaaaaaaaaacacccgATCCTTATTCTTGCTGCAAAAGATTCACTAATTTACAATAATGAATTTGACAAACGTACTCAAAGCAATGATGAttagaatataattttttgtaactTTGACACgtgaattaatgtaaattgtaattacaCACTAAAGACATAGAagtttaaatttgatttggtAAAGTTGAGAAATGTACAGTTGGGGCTAGAGCTTTTGCATGAACTTAGGTTCAAGTGTGCTAGAACCCTAGAAAATTTTCCACCACAGAATAGCAACTTTGTAAGTAAAGGTTACAAACTTTCCTCGATGATCAAAATGAGAACGTGAAATTATAACTAGGTACAAAAACCCAGTTGAGGATTTGGCAGACAGAGTCACGTGTTGATAATTAAAAGTTCATCAGAAGTTTGGGTTCATATGATCTCCTAAAAAAGTCCAACCAATTTTGATATGATTTATCAGCTAGACATGATCATTACCAATGCTTGGAGTATTTTCAAGGGCTTCGAATCTACAAGAGCATAaaggtgaagaaaaaaaatgtacaattattgatcttctttcttttctttctcatctcCCGTGTTAcaatttaaaggaaaaaagtttATGGGAAGTCATTCGTCAATCAGTAAAATAAACTGTTATCAAATAAATAGATAAACACAATATTTCGATAAGATACTGAaggattttcaatttgttttatttttgtaagaaTAATTCTTGAAGAATGCCTTtcgattattaaattatattcttGAGATGTAAAAAGATGTAGCAAGTAGAAAGATGAAATAACTAGCATTTCCATACTAAAAGAAATAGTACCTAATTTAAGATAACCATTTGACTTTTAAATAGAACTTGTGTATGATTTTGCTGACAGAACCCAATTGACTTCAAGAAAAAGGCAAATGCtattcctctttttctttggcaATCACCTGAATGATGATATATATTCTACAAGATATCATTATAAATTGTCTTCACTCTTCATCATTActtgtcatatatatatatatatgcatgctaTCTTCTGCATGCAATATTCCTTGTCCCCACCGCagctaattaaaaaaatatattgcagCTTTGAGCACAAGAAGCTCAATATGTACTGCGATCTGATCGTTTAGGTTATTTTAGATAATAGCCAATATTGGAGTATGGCCCTTTAAGAACTCATAGAACATCGATGTAGTGATTGAGAAATTAAGAATGCTAATTAAGGCTAATTATAACCACCCTAAGTTATTTTCACTACAAGCTCATAAAGATTTTGATTAAACATTGAGAGCCTAGATTGTCATATAAGGGGAGCCAACCATATTCAATCCgtttattttctcatttatGTTAAGTACGTACGCAATTCTCTTCACATgactaattattatttatttttaagattaattaaaaataatatcttctttttttttttgtcacaacactggaaaattttcattaaaatcgAATACTAATGTTTACGTCTTCAAGTTTAGCTAATGCCTAGTCCAAATTTGTATAATACACAAGCTTCAAATATTGcatgaaaataattttctaataAGTATCTAAATCCGAacattctttcttcttcgtATCTTTTTTTCCCTGTTTCCATATATATACCTAAATTATTGAGTTGAAGTAAATTACAATCCTGAAAGATTGATCACTTGCAAAGACAAGGCAACATTTGGATGGATGTGGCCAAGTCATTATCGAAGAAGAGTGTGTGTAGCACAGATACAAATTTCAATCCCCAATCTAATTTATATACGTAAAGTCACTCTCAAGGTAGACACATTGCCCTATTTTGCAGATTTGTCTTCGTCATTCAATTCTTGTCACGTATATGGATGTTGTGTTTATGTGCAAAAGTCTCCTACCTTGCCGAGcacttcattttattttttattttttctgtgtgtcggggcaacaaaaaaaaaaaaaatagttgcATGCACCTTTTGtgatgtagaacagatggCAGATTTTATCGCGGTTGAGCTAGAAAAAGGACGTAGTGGGAATATGCAGATTTGTCGTCCAAGCTCCGATTAGGACGCAAAATACCATTTCGGAAAGGGAACGACGCCACGAGTGTAACTCACAGCTTTGTCGTGACATAAGATGGATTTTGGCATTCTGAGGTcgtttggccttccaaaactGCAGTTAAAGTTTGGTAgttaatttttcaataaattctgttttggACAGTTTAGGAGTTACGCTATTaagactccaaattaatcctgttttttcagttttatgtaATAACTCCCCTAGTACTTGAAGGGTTGAAGGTTGTTGAGAATTGTGTATTTAGACAGGTTTGTCTAACGTTTCTGGCAACTCAGtttttaataacattattCCAAGAGAgcttctcttaattttctggTGGAATCCAGTTCTTATTGTTACTCAAGGTTTCGCTTGAAACCCTTTGTTACTTGTGCTGCGTCATTTTGTGTAAATTTGGGAGGGTAATAAACTATTTTTGAAGTCCATAAACAATTTTCCCATCATCAAAGAGATTATAATATAGGGTAAACTACCGAATATCTCCTTAATTATAACGGTAGTGGAATTTAACATTTCGTATTATATTTTTAGACAATTTACCTTCTCATGCTCATTCTAAATCATCAATTTAGTACCACcaattactttttaaaaaaaatatctatatatataaaacaaaaggcagATAATGATAAAACActcaaaatatcataaaatgcccttggttaatgcaaacattaagaattgaaattattaattaattgagaataatatagtaaattcacacttttttatatttaaaaaaataaaaataaaaataaaaatcaaataatgaattctatttttataaaatataactactcattatcttttttaattctaaaataaatttaaatattttttaaaaaaacctctcatAAACACTAGTAAGTAATAATGGAAGAATGAAGAATCAAATTTAGAACTTCGTTACAAGAGAACTACTTTTAACTATTTGAGTGAGTGAGTTGTTTACATGGTTTTACCTGTGTATAAATTACTGGTTAGaatgaattaataataatgttaCAGTCACTGTAGGTCCATTGCACGCCTTTTGATggcccttttttcttttcccctcGTTTTCTTGTGCTGATGTGACTCTCAGTGGGGACCTCTTCCATTTTTCCCCTTGCCTTCTCCCAACAGCGACATGCCTTTCTGACGTTTGCAGAATATGCAGAATGCAGGAGGAAAACATCGTCCTTCTCTTTCCATGAATCATCAATTGATTCCAAGCATACCATACCATACCATCCCCCACGCGCAACCCCTCCACCATATAATAGTAACTGGTGGAAGAAAGCTTATGCTAAttcatccaatttttccctctgcttttttcttttccatgttGATGAACCTTACCCTAATATTTTCCtcgttttcttttcctgtTGCAAGTTTCAATTGATTATAATCATATCATGCAAAtatgattataaaaaaaagtgttggGAATTGTGGATCATATACAATTGCTTCACGTTGCGGGAAGTGATTGTCCATCAATAAGTTTATTAAATGGTATATCTTGTTAAAATGCATGTTCACACTTGGAGGTTAAAATGAACTTGGTTAAATTGGGATACTATCgatacaatttttaaaaagtctaaaagttatGAACCCCaacacaaagaaaattataacatacctaatttaagaatataaaattttattaacgATAGAGGTGAAATTAACGAATTCATTTAATTCGGGTGTtaaattggaaatttttattatttagagAGTAACATTGCTCTATTCTAAATAAGCTTAAATGTCAAAATAACTATAAATAATACCTATTGCCACACCCATCACGTGGAGCCCCCCCCAACACATACGAACGCTCTCATGCAAAAAGTGCATCAGCGGTTAgttcacctctctctctctctctctctctctctctctctctctctcaactctcaaACGCAATGCATAATCGAGGAGAAGGGACAGTGTGGAGCccggtcaaattaaaaaacaggACACAAAAAAAGTGAAGGAATGAGAAGCGGTTTTGATGTGggatagagagagagtgagataaTATTGTGGGCGCTGCCTCTTGTATTCATGCAAATGCCAAACGAAGCACAATCATACGTATGAAAACCACCCACCAACCAACCACACCAAATGAAACTAAAACCGCTTTCTTGATTGGCGGTATTGGCCTCACAGCCGCGGTTTCCATCCGTTTATTTTGCCTCCTGCCTTATGAGGAGATGCTCTGTTTGGTGCGAATCACAATATAAATGTGATGtacaaattaatttacaaataaataaataaataaataaaaaggttaTTACGCAtgctatatgtatattatatgtgatgtctgaatttcaaaatacaaaatacaatGTGAATGTGATGTACACAAACACAAAGGCACCATATATGTTCGGGCAAATCTGTCCTAGGCTGTAGTGCAGAAAAAGACCTCGCACCAAGGTTTTCTAGGTAGAGCTGGTTACGGCACATGAACGACTCAATGtacatttccatttcttgTCTTATTTTGGTAAAACCCGTTTCATATCTTCATATCTGATATGACGTGAAAAGATTATCTACCAAGTTTCGTTGGTACTGAGGAGTTTGGTAACTAGGTGTTTAGGTTGTGTGACTCGATATAAATCATGGAAATATCATGATAATTGACTACTTGAAAGTATATGGTCCATTACTAATTCTATAAAgacattttaaattaaaacacCACACTTAGATGGTTCTTACGCCTCATTTTATCCAAATGATTGAATACATGTGGTAAGTTAAAGACAATATCGGTGTAATCTTGGAtctattttatatttgaattgaatCTGACATAGTCTGGCTCCTTACCCTTTAATAAATAATGTACTCCTAGATACCCACAATCAAGGGAGGCCCTAGAGGCTGCACACAAGCAAGCAAGGCGGCCATCTAGGGCCCCAATTTGTGTAATACCTTCTATATTCAcacttatattatttttttaaactatattatataaatattatgttaGGCCCAAACCAATTATTGTATATAAAAAACTTACCTAAtcattcaattcaaaatttttaaaaaataaactcaatGAAGTTCAACtcattgtaaaaataaaaaataaataataaataaaaaaattgcccAATTACTCAATTCaatattaaaaagagaaaactcaATAAAGAATTCTTTTGTAAACTTATACCTAGATGATCGAATtaggaaattgaaaagaaaaaagaaaggttgaaaaacttgattaagtgttgaattaaaaaaatgtaagaCGAGTGATATTTAAGTGAAATTTTGATGCATTTTATAAAGTTGTTGTGTAAATTACATATCAATTATTCTTTTTATGTTAcaattgtgaatttgaattcatataatatttttttaaaacttataaacaaaattacataAATAGACATATACAGTACAAATTCCCATTTGCCATTTGGTATCATCTTGTAGCACTCACTACTCACGTGCTCCTGGGtcggtttgtttgtttccttccCACATAATTAGCCCCTTGAGCTACGTGCTTTGTTTATAAGGTGTGTGAAATCAATTGTGTTGGCctcttgattttaattttacaaGGTGTGTGATGTTAGAATAAAATGCCACAAGCGTCAAATTATAATTCTAAAATCTCAATTATATGTGATACAATAATGTTTAATCTTCGTATTTGATAACTATAatgattttgttaattttgtgtTACCAAATGATTGTGTATATCCTCAAAGATTCTAAATTTGAGCTTCtcccaaaacaaaagcaaaaacaccTTTGTAAAAGTTTCTTTAAAAAGGTGTAAAGGTGTGCGAAACCCCAAAACAATGCTAAATTTGTGTTACGTGACATGACAAGTAAGGAAACAATTCAGTCAATTTTTGCATTTAAATTAGATTCAAAATTTGGCAACTGTCAAAATTTTATCTGTTTTGAGAATGAGTTCTTCTTGAATTTTAAGGAGTCGagttttttctatttaataaTATCTGTTTGATATGATTAAATCGGTAGCTTGATATACATCGACAGCATCTTCTTCTGCATTGATGTGTTGTTTTACTATTTGAAAACCGGAAAGAATGACAAGGAAAAGAATACATAAACAGTATCCTCCTAGCTAGAAGATCACAgtgagaataataataatgtccCACTTGTATTGTTGGCGCAAAGATTAATAATGTTTCACGTAAAACTTTTACATGCAtgtataattaattaaggacctAACATTAGGATGTGATGTCAACCATACAAATTAGTGTAATTATGTACATCAATTATGTGTAAACAATTGGGTTAACGATGGTGCCACTGCCAGCTAAAAAGTAGAATTATTCCATGTCTTCTCCAAAACGGCTACTTTACCCCCTTCCTCCAATATTATTGTCGCACTGTGTGTCTGCACTCTGCAGCACATAAAacaatttgtaattaattaatgacaAAGCCAGTACGTAGTAGTAGTAGCCATGATGTGAATGCATGAAATATTGTGCGGATGTCTAGATATTATCATCGTGCGAACGTAATATATACTAAATTATCaagaaatatattaataatcaaaatttataGTTGATTTGGAGCTACTTTTATAGAAAACACCTCTACTTTTTATTATAGGAacgttgaattttttattaaaaacctTTCAAAATCGTTTTTATGATAAATGACTCATTAATATAGTAATTTAGAGTATTTATTTCTTCAGACAAGGTTTTGGGTTCGAATTTTATAACTCATAAACGTTGTTGTTTGTCCAAAAACGGTTCAGCTCTTGCAGAAGCACTCGAAAACAGACACATTGTTACATTTTGACATGTGCTTGCtgcaataatatatatatactttgtaGGTTGTGCTAGCTTCCTAGAGGCAATACATTATTACGATTATGAGTGAAAAGAATCAATTCCTGTAGTTGTCTTAAAGTTTTCAATTCGTTAAAAGTTGAATAtaggtgtgtgtgtgtgtatatatatatatatatatatatatacagccTACAGGAAAAGCATGTTGATGCAAGAATTCTGTTTTCCCATAAATCAATATGTATTACCAAGTTCTTAATTAGGTTTCTAATTgggtaaaagaaaatttattaaacTTTTAGTATGAAACtcgaaaatttatttatgcgTATCAGATGTGAGACTTCTATATTCTTAATATTTACTCTTACTTGTAGTTAGAGTGAGTAAGTATGCGTATATAAGGGAACACGAAAGACATGTCCCAAACTAGGTCTGACTAATGGATATATTGGGCATtttactaaaataaattaatgttcGTTCTGAGAGCAAGTAAATATGGTTACCATTCTTCACATGTTATATCCACTGTAGCAGCAGagcaattttttaatttttaatataaacaatattttactttaatgtAATATAAATTACGaaaaaagaattcaaattcagATATAGAGTAGAGAGCACATCCGCtctaaaaaaatcatttcttCACAATGCAACCGTAGCAACAGAGCAAAAACTTTGGTAAGCAATAAAATATTAGTTAAGAACTTATATTAATTTCCGTAATAGGAATTTAGTGTACATGCACTCTTATTTTCCTGTTCGTTGAATATTCCGTACATGCACTAATCACATATAGAACAAACATAGGCGTATTTATCCATGCCTAGTcattagagagagaaacaaagagaTGCATTATTTCTGCATGTTCATCCAGTCATATTTGAGAAGctgtagaaaaaataaaataaaataaaataaataaatacctgACAATCTGATGCTAAAATGCATCCTTTTTCGGTTCAGACAGATTTGTGGGTCAAAGCTTGCAGGGTATGGATATTTAAATAACAAGTTTGTCTGATTAATAATTTCGGTGAAAAAGACATAAATTCACcttgagattgagagagagagagagagagagagagagagagagagagagaggagaaaaagCAGATTCCATTTCAATCTTAGGGCCTTAGGCTATAGCTCTTAGGTGGTGCTGCTACACACACAACATACACACACTCTAATATAGTTATATGCATTctgtaataaattaataatgaaTTGTTGATGAGGAAAATGGACCATTTTATAAATATGTTTATATCTGAATTTCCTACAACTTGTTGCAACTTCATGTTCTTAAGCCTTGCTCCTCTATAGATTTCCTTTCCCCCACTCCCTCCTTAAACAGTGTAGAGAGAGattagagagagatggagctTACCCAACATGGTTTCTTAGAGGAGCTACTACTGGCACCAAGAAGAGACAGTTGGAGCACCTACTCCTCCAACTCCTCTGGATTGAATGAGTTATTTCCCATTAATGGATGGAGCTTTGATTCTTTTGAAGAGAACCCAGTTTTGGTTTCTTCAGTTAATAATCCTCCATTTTCTGGGTTCTCCACACAAACCGATCAACCACCAAGCTTTGAAGAATGCCCATTTTCTACTGACCATCAtcaatcctcctcctcttaCCCTTTTGTTGATGGACTCTGTACGGTGCCAGAGATTGATTCATCATACACCAAGGACAATGACACTATTGCCCCCCCATTTCCATCACAAGATCAAGATTACCCTTCAATGGTGGAAGATGAGGAGTTTGGGGGGTTTCTTGGAAGTGAGAATCAGAGAAGCTGTTTGGAGGAAAGCAAGAACATTGCTACTTGCAAAGTTGAGATGGAACAACAAGCCACAGATCATATTCCTTCAGCTTTTAATATGGGGTTGTGTGGTGAGAAACGAAGCAAGGCTAAGAAGTTAGAAGGGCAGCCTTCAAAGAATCTTATGGCAGAGAGGAGAAGGAGGAAGCGCTTAAATGATCGCCTTTCCATGCTCAGATCAATAGTCCCCAAGATAAGCAAGGTGATTTATGTTTTGCATTTGTTGAAAGTTTccatctttttccttttatcatTATTGTGCAAGATCAATAATGGTggcatttcatttcattgttcTCGATGTTCCACTGATAAAACAGAATTTATCTGCTTTCTGAGGTTGGCCAAATCCTCACTACTAATAATATTGAGAAATTTGTCTCAGATGGACAGAACATCTATACTTGGAGACACAATAGATTATATGAAAGAGCTTTTGGAAAGGATCAATAAGTTGCaagaagaaggaattgaaGATGGTACTAATCAGATCAACTTAATGGACATCTCCAAGGAGCTAAAGCCAAGTGAGGTATTAGTCAGAAATTCCCCCAAGGTAAAATTCATACACAAATTTCACATTATGACCTCAAAATCAAGTTTTTATCCAACTACTTCAATTctttaatctctctctctctctctctctctctctctctcactcactcactttTGCCTCATTGACCATATATACAGTTTGATGTGGAGAGGAGAGACATGGATACCCGGATAGACATCTGCTGTGCAGCCAAGCCAGGATTGCTGCTGTCAACAGTGAATACTATAGAAGCACTGGGCCTTGAGATTCAACAGTGTGTTATAAGCTGCTTCAATGATTTTTCAATGCAAGCTTCATGTTCAGAGGTTTGTGTATATAAACTTGGTTGGCCTATACATATGTTAGCTGGTTGTGCAAAAGCTTTCAATAAAACTTtggtttttaatgtttatgtTTCTCTAATGACCTTTTAGGGAGCTGAGCAGAGAACTTTGTTAAGTCCTGAGGACATAAAGCAAGCATTGTTCAGAAATGCAGGGTATGGAGGAAGATGTTTGTAGGAACAAGAGGTGCAAAATGAAAAGGGCTgcttacaaattacaattgaaGTCTGGAGAGATGGGTTTTTACATGTCTCCATGAGATTTTCCAAGTGAGGAGCTGTGATTATATttgtcgttttaaataaatgtccATTTATCAGATCCATTGTAGAAGTCTATTCTGTATTATCTACTTCAGttgaggtatatatatat
Protein-coding regions in this window:
- the LOC18773345 gene encoding transcription factor bHLH93, whose amino-acid sequence is MELTQHGFLEELLLAPRRDSWSTYSSNSSGLNELFPINGWSFDSFEENPVLVSSVNNPPFSGFSTQTDQPPSFEECPFSTDHHQSSSSYPFVDGLCTVPEIDSSYTKDNDTIAPPFPSQDQDYPSMVEDEEFGGFLGSENQRSCLEESKNIATCKVEMEQQATDHIPSAFNMGLCGEKRSKAKKLEGQPSKNLMAERRRRKRLNDRLSMLRSIVPKISKMDRTSILGDTIDYMKELLERINKLQEEGIEDGTNQINLMDISKELKPSEVLVRNSPKFDVERRDMDTRIDICCAAKPGLLLSTVNTIEALGLEIQQCVISCFNDFSMQASCSEGAEQRTLLSPEDIKQALFRNAGYGGRCL